The Acinetobacter pittii genome contains a region encoding:
- a CDS encoding TonB-dependent siderophore receptor, with protein MNIPPRPFKLTVIACAICYANLSYAQDSEVQALQTIQVKASNAEQSSEQTKAYNVKNSSSATKLNIEAKETPQTINVVTRQQIEDFGLTSTRDILSNTPGVTVTGLETNRTTYTARGFDISNILVDGIGIPQVDSYNYNNSDADSYFYDRVEIVKGADALTNALGDPGATINYIRKRPTKEFQANAGVSYGSWDTQRYEADISGSLTQDGRVRGRLVGYEKVGDSYLDRYSEEKNGFQGILEADVTDTTNVSAGYSKTRQYANGSQWGALPLVNSKGEPLSYSRNYNYAPSWTYYDWEIDNYFANIEQKLWGDWKLRLGYNLKKSDVKDKMLYLSGFPSATDNTSGISLYPEIYNQKFKETTANADIQGTFNLLGQQHEANIGYNWSKYSAQSVYSYGSSLGVITTDLPSWTPEEPTWGDFTYADPEERTMKSVYGATRLHLGEDLKFILGANYTEIDTLEYKKNKVSPYAGITYNFTPEYTGYMSYTSIFRPQTVIDLSTKQTAVPVEGESYELGVKSAWLDGALTGNIAIFRTDEDNFALNPLWDPLYNKYSSPIGTIRSQGVEVGLTGKLTDNLDLVFGFSTFSLKNMETGERGRPNIPTQTLNVLASYTVPQIPKLKVGASIKWQDDIHDTSYSTVKQDAYALLNVMASYDLNEHVLFQVNGNNLTNEKYLTGLSGGQGYYGAPANYTVAVKFKY; from the coding sequence ATGAATATCCCACCTCGACCATTTAAGCTTACCGTAATCGCCTGCGCGATTTGTTATGCGAACCTCTCTTATGCTCAAGACTCAGAGGTACAAGCTTTACAGACGATTCAAGTTAAAGCATCAAATGCTGAGCAGTCTTCTGAACAAACTAAAGCATATAATGTTAAAAACTCGAGTAGCGCAACCAAGCTTAATATTGAGGCTAAAGAAACTCCTCAAACCATTAACGTCGTTACTCGTCAGCAAATTGAAGATTTTGGACTTACCAGTACCCGAGATATTTTAAGTAATACACCAGGTGTAACTGTAACCGGATTAGAAACCAACCGAACAACTTATACGGCTCGTGGTTTTGATATTTCAAATATTTTGGTTGATGGAATCGGTATCCCTCAAGTTGACAGCTATAATTATAACAATAGTGATGCAGACAGTTATTTCTATGATCGTGTTGAAATTGTCAAAGGTGCTGATGCCTTAACAAATGCTCTGGGAGATCCTGGTGCTACAATTAACTATATCCGTAAACGTCCTACCAAAGAATTTCAAGCAAATGCTGGGGTGAGCTATGGTTCATGGGATACACAACGTTATGAAGCGGATATCTCTGGTTCTCTTACACAAGATGGACGAGTACGAGGACGTCTTGTAGGTTATGAGAAAGTAGGAGATTCTTATCTAGACCGCTATTCAGAAGAAAAAAATGGATTTCAAGGAATTTTAGAAGCTGACGTTACAGACACTACAAATGTTTCAGCAGGATATTCGAAAACTCGTCAATACGCTAATGGTTCTCAATGGGGTGCTCTACCCTTGGTTAACTCCAAAGGTGAACCACTAAGTTATTCTCGTAACTATAATTATGCACCATCATGGACATACTACGATTGGGAAATAGATAATTATTTCGCCAATATTGAACAAAAATTATGGGGAGACTGGAAGTTAAGATTAGGCTATAACCTTAAGAAATCAGATGTTAAAGATAAAATGCTTTATCTCAGTGGTTTTCCTTCTGCTACTGACAATACGTCTGGTATTTCACTATATCCAGAAATTTATAATCAGAAATTTAAAGAAACTACTGCTAATGCAGACATTCAAGGTACTTTTAATTTATTAGGACAGCAACACGAAGCAAATATTGGTTATAACTGGTCAAAATATAGTGCTCAAAGTGTTTATTCGTATGGCAGTAGTTTAGGTGTTATTACCACAGACTTACCAAGCTGGACTCCTGAAGAACCGACTTGGGGAGACTTTACCTATGCAGACCCAGAAGAAAGAACCATGAAGTCCGTTTACGGTGCGACTCGTCTTCATTTAGGTGAGGATCTTAAATTTATCTTAGGTGCCAACTACACTGAAATCGACACTTTAGAATATAAAAAGAATAAAGTTTCTCCATATGCAGGTATTACATATAACTTTACTCCTGAATATACAGGTTATATGAGTTATACCTCTATTTTTAGACCACAAACTGTTATTGATCTTTCTACTAAACAAACAGCTGTACCAGTAGAGGGTGAAAGCTATGAATTAGGTGTAAAAAGCGCTTGGTTAGATGGGGCTTTAACAGGAAATATCGCCATCTTTAGAACAGATGAAGATAATTTTGCACTAAACCCATTATGGGATCCGCTTTATAACAAATACTCATCTCCAATCGGAACGATTAGATCGCAAGGTGTTGAGGTAGGATTAACTGGAAAATTAACTGATAACTTAGATTTGGTTTTTGGTTTTTCAACATTTAGTCTAAAAAATATGGAAACGGGTGAAAGAGGTAGACCTAATATCCCGACTCAAACGCTTAACGTTTTGGCATCTTATACTGTTCCACAGATTCCAAAGTTAAAAGTTGGTGCAAGCATTAAGTGGCAAGATGATATACATGATACCTCTTACTCAACTGTAAAACAGGATGCGTATGCATTGCTTAACGTTATGGCCAGTTATGATTTAAATGAACATGTACTGTTCCAAGTGAATGGAAACAATCTAACTAATGAAAAATATTTGACAGGCTTATCTGGTGGTCAAGGTTACTATGGAGCTCCAGCCAACTATACAGTTGCTGTAAAGTTTAAATATTAA
- a CDS encoding PepSY-associated TM helix domain-containing protein → MHKGIRQSMAWLHSWTGLIFGWLVFAIFLMGSLSYYRHEINLWMQPALAQYEVKQDIAIKTAYQYLQENAPDAKSWYLTVATPESPVNIMYWEKADGGYGNATLDTTTGKELQLSATLGGDFFYRFHYQLFGIPIIVGRLVVCLAAFIMLIALISGIITHKKIFTDFFTLRTFKSQRSWLDFHNISSVVALPFFLTITFTGLAIFFYLYLPWGMQKIYPQNPYQYFTEIRTKTGLENQSIQPAQNLAIDKLLNQVQQSWGNQPLSIMSVKNPNTNQAQITFIQKEDRTITRNQPQITLNASTGKVLADTRNNSPIATLNAGVYGLHMATFAQPLLRLGFFFSGILGCVMIASGLLLWSLKRQIQNKNSKFHFGHYLVDRLNVAAFVGLPCATVAYLSANRLFKVTSTTINYEVYSFFLVWLISLIIALITKKQHLWRTQLCVFIMLSIALPILNLSYLLKHEYVQSLSDYWTFARVDIFLWIFATLAIFIFFKIQPIQHKAIEKIQKKLNKLNTEVSS, encoded by the coding sequence ATGCATAAAGGTATACGTCAATCTATGGCATGGCTCCACTCATGGACTGGCTTAATTTTTGGATGGCTCGTGTTTGCCATTTTCTTAATGGGTAGCCTATCTTATTACCGTCATGAAATTAATTTATGGATGCAACCAGCACTTGCGCAATATGAGGTAAAGCAAGATATTGCTATTAAAACAGCATATCAATATTTACAAGAAAACGCTCCAGACGCCAAATCTTGGTATTTAACTGTGGCTACACCAGAAAGTCCCGTCAACATCATGTATTGGGAAAAAGCTGACGGCGGTTATGGCAATGCCACACTTGATACTACCACGGGAAAAGAGCTTCAACTTTCGGCGACCTTAGGCGGTGACTTCTTTTATCGCTTCCATTACCAACTTTTTGGAATTCCAATAATAGTTGGGCGATTAGTCGTATGCCTTGCCGCATTTATTATGCTGATTGCTTTGATTTCAGGCATTATTACCCATAAAAAAATATTCACCGACTTTTTTACTTTACGTACATTTAAGTCTCAGCGTTCATGGTTAGACTTTCATAATATTTCTTCAGTGGTTGCACTACCCTTCTTTTTAACCATTACGTTTACAGGCTTAGCTATCTTCTTTTATTTATATCTGCCTTGGGGAATGCAAAAGATTTACCCACAAAACCCTTATCAGTATTTTACTGAGATTCGCACAAAGACTGGACTTGAGAATCAATCGATTCAGCCTGCTCAAAACTTAGCTATTGATAAGTTATTAAACCAAGTTCAACAAAGTTGGGGTAACCAACCTTTATCAATAATGAGTGTAAAAAATCCAAATACCAATCAAGCTCAAATTACATTTATTCAAAAAGAAGACCGCACCATTACTCGAAATCAGCCTCAAATTACATTAAATGCTTCAACTGGCAAAGTCTTGGCAGATACACGTAATAATAGTCCTATTGCAACGTTAAATGCGGGTGTCTATGGGTTACATATGGCGACATTTGCTCAGCCTTTGCTTCGTTTAGGATTCTTTTTCTCAGGCATTTTAGGCTGTGTAATGATTGCCTCTGGTTTGTTACTTTGGAGTCTTAAACGTCAAATTCAAAATAAGAATAGTAAGTTTCATTTCGGGCACTATTTAGTTGACCGATTGAATGTTGCAGCGTTTGTTGGATTACCTTGTGCAACTGTAGCCTACCTAAGCGCTAATCGGTTATTTAAAGTCACTTCAACCACGATCAATTATGAAGTTTATAGCTTTTTCTTGGTTTGGCTCATCAGCTTAATCATTGCATTAATCACTAAAAAACAGCATTTGTGGCGAACTCAACTTTGCGTTTTTATTATGCTCAGTATTGCACTTCCCATCTTAAACCTAAGTTATTTACTTAAACATGAGTATGTCCAAAGCCTCAGTGATTATTGGACATTTGCACGTGTAGATATCTTTTT